A region from the Hylaeus volcanicus isolate JK05 chromosome 6, UHH_iyHylVolc1.0_haploid, whole genome shotgun sequence genome encodes:
- the LOC128878235 gene encoding uncharacterized protein LOC128878235 isoform X2: MFRVQKCKLLNLHIISFSLISMQNPTCIFVLLIEALYVGHTLLVETVYARIPFITVRETIIAKAPIDVTFLIETLRAIGCRSLPRRVVQISMDGPGTITWDEYLENAEIFLQMSDRISDGWEFRGDKDVPGGAYIVRRKKHFLSADNDLNYCSVHKNNNVDDDLKFELQQDPFEGSSAIEKPLVKEHHILWSMSYSVPVLYFNGWKSAHLELG; the protein is encoded by the exons ATGTTTCGAGTCCAAAAATGCAAACTTCTAAACTTgcatattatttctttttcgttaatCTCAATGCAGAACCCTACATGTATTTTTGTACTATTAATCGAAGCCTTGTACGTGGGGCATACATTATTAGTGGAAACTGTTTACGCACGTATCCCTTTTATTACTGTGCGTGAAACGATAATAGCAAAAGCACCTATCGATGTTACGTTCCTGATTGAAACTCTACGTGCTATTGGATGCCGATCGCTGCCACGGAGAG ttgTGCAAATATCAATGGATGGCCCAGGGACAATTACATGGGACGAATATCTCGAAAATGCTGAAATCTTTTTGCAAATGTCGGATAGGATCTCTGATGGATGGGAATTTCGAGGTGACAAG GATGTGCCAGGGGGAGCGTATATCGTTcgacgaaagaaacattttctttctgcCGATAacgatttaaattattgttccgtacacaaaaataacaatgtcGACGACGATTTAAAGTTCGAGTTACAACAGGACCCATTCGAAGGGTCCTCTGCAATCGAGAAACCATTGGTCAAGGAACATCACATACTATGGTCGATGAGCTACAGCGTTCCCGTATTGTATTTCAATGGATGGAAGTCAG CCCATCTTGAACTAGGCTAA
- the LOC128878235 gene encoding ubiquitin-like-conjugating enzyme ATG10 isoform X1 codes for MFRVQKCKLLNLHIISFSLISMQNPTCIFVLLIEALYVGHTLLVETVYARIPFITVRETIIAKAPIDVTFLIETLRAIGCRSLPRRVVQISMDGPGTITWDEYLENAEIFLQMSDRISDGWEFRGDKDVPGGAYIVRRKKHFLSADNDLNYCSVHKNNNVDDDLKFELQQDPFEGSSAIEKPLVKEHHILWSMSYSVPVLYFNGWKSDFPGINPITVEEAQSFVYGTPLNYMELSQSIHPILGTPFLHLHPCMSHELLKITCKSKNKLVSWLSTVGPGALGLKLQPEYCELTL; via the exons ATGTTTCGAGTCCAAAAATGCAAACTTCTAAACTTgcatattatttctttttcgttaatCTCAATGCAGAACCCTACATGTATTTTTGTACTATTAATCGAAGCCTTGTACGTGGGGCATACATTATTAGTGGAAACTGTTTACGCACGTATCCCTTTTATTACTGTGCGTGAAACGATAATAGCAAAAGCACCTATCGATGTTACGTTCCTGATTGAAACTCTACGTGCTATTGGATGCCGATCGCTGCCACGGAGAG ttgTGCAAATATCAATGGATGGCCCAGGGACAATTACATGGGACGAATATCTCGAAAATGCTGAAATCTTTTTGCAAATGTCGGATAGGATCTCTGATGGATGGGAATTTCGAGGTGACAAG GATGTGCCAGGGGGAGCGTATATCGTTcgacgaaagaaacattttctttctgcCGATAacgatttaaattattgttccgtacacaaaaataacaatgtcGACGACGATTTAAAGTTCGAGTTACAACAGGACCCATTCGAAGGGTCCTCTGCAATCGAGAAACCATTGGTCAAGGAACATCACATACTATGGTCGATGAGCTACAGCGTTCCCGTATTGTATTTCAATGGATGGAAGTCAG atttCCCTGGCATCAACCCAATAACTGTCGAAGAGGCTCAATCGTTTGTTTACGGTACACCGTTAAATTATATGGAATTATCGCAATCGATACATCCCATATTAGGCACACcatttttacatttgcatCCCTGTATGTCTCACGAGCTGTTAAAAATAACATGTAAAAG CAAAAATAAACTGGTCAGTTGGTTGAGTACTGTCGGCCCTGGTGCACTTGGTCTAAAACTACAACCCGAGTATTGTGAACTGACTTTGTAA
- the LOC128878235 gene encoding ubiquitin-like-conjugating enzyme ATG10 isoform X3, translating to MRRNFVQISMDGPGTITWDEYLENAEIFLQMSDRISDGWEFRGDKDVPGGAYIVRRKKHFLSADNDLNYCSVHKNNNVDDDLKFELQQDPFEGSSAIEKPLVKEHHILWSMSYSVPVLYFNGWKSDFPGINPITVEEAQSFVYGTPLNYMELSQSIHPILGTPFLHLHPCMSHELLKITCKSKNKLVSWLSTVGPGALGLKLQPEYCELTL from the exons ATGAGAAGAAACT ttgTGCAAATATCAATGGATGGCCCAGGGACAATTACATGGGACGAATATCTCGAAAATGCTGAAATCTTTTTGCAAATGTCGGATAGGATCTCTGATGGATGGGAATTTCGAGGTGACAAG GATGTGCCAGGGGGAGCGTATATCGTTcgacgaaagaaacattttctttctgcCGATAacgatttaaattattgttccgtacacaaaaataacaatgtcGACGACGATTTAAAGTTCGAGTTACAACAGGACCCATTCGAAGGGTCCTCTGCAATCGAGAAACCATTGGTCAAGGAACATCACATACTATGGTCGATGAGCTACAGCGTTCCCGTATTGTATTTCAATGGATGGAAGTCAG atttCCCTGGCATCAACCCAATAACTGTCGAAGAGGCTCAATCGTTTGTTTACGGTACACCGTTAAATTATATGGAATTATCGCAATCGATACATCCCATATTAGGCACACcatttttacatttgcatCCCTGTATGTCTCACGAGCTGTTAAAAATAACATGTAAAAG CAAAAATAAACTGGTCAGTTGGTTGAGTACTGTCGGCCCTGGTGCACTTGGTCTAAAACTACAACCCGAGTATTGTGAACTGACTTTGTAA
- the LOC128878235 gene encoding ubiquitin-like-conjugating enzyme ATG10 isoform X4 encodes MDGPGTITWDEYLENAEIFLQMSDRISDGWEFRGDKDVPGGAYIVRRKKHFLSADNDLNYCSVHKNNNVDDDLKFELQQDPFEGSSAIEKPLVKEHHILWSMSYSVPVLYFNGWKSDFPGINPITVEEAQSFVYGTPLNYMELSQSIHPILGTPFLHLHPCMSHELLKITCKSKNKLVSWLSTVGPGALGLKLQPEYCELTL; translated from the exons ATGGATGGCCCAGGGACAATTACATGGGACGAATATCTCGAAAATGCTGAAATCTTTTTGCAAATGTCGGATAGGATCTCTGATGGATGGGAATTTCGAGGTGACAAG GATGTGCCAGGGGGAGCGTATATCGTTcgacgaaagaaacattttctttctgcCGATAacgatttaaattattgttccgtacacaaaaataacaatgtcGACGACGATTTAAAGTTCGAGTTACAACAGGACCCATTCGAAGGGTCCTCTGCAATCGAGAAACCATTGGTCAAGGAACATCACATACTATGGTCGATGAGCTACAGCGTTCCCGTATTGTATTTCAATGGATGGAAGTCAG atttCCCTGGCATCAACCCAATAACTGTCGAAGAGGCTCAATCGTTTGTTTACGGTACACCGTTAAATTATATGGAATTATCGCAATCGATACATCCCATATTAGGCACACcatttttacatttgcatCCCTGTATGTCTCACGAGCTGTTAAAAATAACATGTAAAAG CAAAAATAAACTGGTCAGTTGGTTGAGTACTGTCGGCCCTGGTGCACTTGGTCTAAAACTACAACCCGAGTATTGTGAACTGACTTTGTAA
- the LOC128878234 gene encoding excitatory amino acid transporter 1-like codes for MEVATELSPLSGSDTQSKITKRTSYYPQDPNKRPKTRQEKVRACLRHNSLTILTVSGVVGGVILGIILRNTRTLGWTPREIMYINYIGDLFLRMLKSLILPLIISSLVSAIGSLDLSLSGRIGARAIVYYMVTTVSAVVLGIILVITIQPGVGNNPHVKTKAPTQNVSTVDTLMDLVRNMFPPNLVEACISQHRTEMQKPENLTLAGNPDYWEPKQNSVSGTNIMGLVVFATALGITLGKMEEQGKPLLFFFESLSGAMMLITQWVIWLSPVGVLFLVAAKITEMQSLDEVVAQLGMYFLTVLFGLCIHGFLILPMLYFIITKRNPYLYISNMAQALVTAFGTSSSSATLPIAINCLEEGNNVDPRITRFVLPIGATINMDGTALYEAVAAIFIAQVRQVSLSFGQLVAVSITATAASIGAAGIPQAGLVTMVMVLDTVRLPADDVFLVIAVDWLLDRCRTTVNVVGDSLGAGIVNYLSRNELASLPHNGQTQNGADHHTTTSI; via the exons ATGGAAGTCGCCACTGAACT GTCGCCACTATCAGGGAGCGATACACAAAGCAAAATCACGAAACGAACGTCGTATTACCCCCAGGATCCGAACAAGAGGCCAAAGACCAGGCAGGAGAAGGTGCGAGCTTGTCTGAGGCACAACTCTCTGACTATCCTGACCGTGAGCGGTGTGGTCGGTGGCGTCATCCTCGGTATCATTCTGAGGAATACGCGGACGCTGGGATGGACGCCTCGCGAGATCATGTACATCAATTACATCGGAGATTTGTTTCTGAGAATGCTCAAGAGCTTGATCCTGCCCCTGATCATATCCAGTTTAGTCTCTGCCATTGGCTCTCTGGACCTCTCCCTCAGCGGCAGGATCGGAGCTCGAGCTATCGTCTATTACATGGTAACCACCGTCAGTGCCGTTGTACTAG GTATTATTCTGGTAATCACCATCCAACCGGGTGTAGGAAACAACCCACACGTCAAAACGAAAGCACCTACGCAGAATGTTTCCACCGTCGACACGTTGATGGACTTGGTTAGGAACATGTTTCCTCCGAATCTGGTGGAAGCCTGTATCTCTCAACACAGAACCGAGATGCAGAAACCAGAAAATCTTACGTTAG CCGGCAATCCAGACTACTGGGAGCCAAAACAGAACAGTGTCTCTGGAACCAACATCATGGGCCTGGTCGTTTTCGCGACAGCGCTAGGCATCACTCTAGGCAAAATGGAAGAACAGGGAAAGCCGCTGCTTTTCTTCTTCGAGTCCCTATCAGGCGCTATGATGTTGATAACTCAATGGGTCATTTG GCTGTCGCCAGTGGGTGTGCTCTTTCTGGTGGCCGCCAAGATCACCGAGATGCAGTCCCTGGACGAAGTCGTCGCACAGCTTGGAATGTACTTTCTGACCGTCTTGTTTGGCCTTTGCATACACGGTTTTCTAATTTTGCCCATGTTGTACTTTATCATAACGAAGAGAAATCCGTACCTGTACATATCCAACATGGCACAGGCGTTGGTAACCGCGTTCGGTACGTCCTCGAGTTCGGCCACACTTCCGATCGCTATAAATTGCTTAGAAGAGGGAAACAACGTCGATCCTCGGATCACCAGATTCGTCTTACCGATAGGTGCTACCATTAACATGGATGGCACCGCTTTGTACGAAGCCGTGGCTGCGATTTTCATCGCCCAAGTACGCCAAGTTAGCCTCAGCTTTGGTCAGCTGGTAGCAGTCAG CATCACAGCAACTGCTGCAAGTATCGGAGCAGCTGGAATCCCGCAAGCAGGTCTGGTCACGATGGTAATGGTTCTGGATACGGTTCGTCTCCCAGCTGACGATGTTTTCCTGGTGATCGCTGTCGACTGGTTGCT AGATCGGTGCAGGACAACGGTGAACGTGGTAGGCGATTCACTCGGTGCAGGAATCGTGAATTATTTGAGTAGAAACGAGCTGGCTTCGTTGCCTCATAACGGACAAACTCAAAACGGAGCAGACCATCACACTACAACGTCTATATGA
- the LOC128879096 gene encoding peroxisomal N(1)-acetyl-spermine/spermidine oxidase — protein sequence MIMAESTNKSNNDKVKCKILIVGAGMAGLSAANHLLKNHETDFLIVEARGRIGGRIVSLKIGNEKVELGANWIHGVLGNPMFELAMANGLIDIVRIPRPHKVVAATEDGKQLPFPVLQEIYEAYVCFLRRCEEYFLSPYSPPDGINSVGAHVALEAEIYLSSLPKEDRRIRQLLFDCLLKRETCITGCDSMEDVDLLEMGSYAELQGGNISLPDGYSAILEPVAKHIPKDSILTRHVVTKIRWQRKKCAEDENSTNNCPNKNTFIEIECENGKTILAEHVICTLPLGVLKEKANDIFDPPLPTYKLDAIDRLLFGTVDKIFLEYERPFLNPGISEVMLLWDDRGLTEEEKQDVSKTWFRKIYSFTKVSETLLLGWISGKAAEYMERLSSAEVADVCTSILRKFLNDPFVPAPNNCIHTSWHMQPYTHGSYTAMAVGASQLDINCLAEPIKQEDDPSKIVIAFAGEHTHTSFYSTVHGAYLTGRTAAQTLLESRKNEKNSISLSCEDTSDLSSWIQGISLN from the exons ATGATCATGGCGGAGTCCACGAACAAGTCGAATAATGACAAAGTTAAgtgcaaaattttaatcgtcGGCGCAGGAATGGCCGGATTATCAGCTGCAAATCATTTATTGAAGAACCACGAAACTGATTTTTTGATTGTCGAGGCACGAGGTCGGATAGGTGGTCGTATCGTCTCGCTAAAAATCG GCAACGAAAAAGTTGAGTTAGGGGCAAATTGGATCCACGGAGTCCTAGGAAATCCAATGTTTGAATTAGCAATGGCAAATGGATTGATAGATATCGTACGCATACCGAGGCCTCATAAAGTTGTAGCAGCTACGGAAGACGGCAAGCAACTACCGTTTCCAGTTTTGCAAGAAATCTACGAAGCTTACGTGTGTTTTCTAAGGCGGtgcgaagaatattttttaagccCTTACAGTCCCCCGGATGGGATAAACAGCGTCGGCGCTCACGTCGCGTTAGAGGCTGAGATTTACTTATCGTCTCTGCCAAAAGAGGACAGAAGAATTAGGCAATTGTTGTTTGACTGTTTACTTAAAAGAGAAACTTGTATTACTGGCTGTGATAGTATGGAGGATGTTGATCTTTTGGAAATGGGTTCGTACGCGGAACTACAAGGTGGAAATATCAGTCTTCCGGATGGTTACAGTGCTATATTGGAACCAGTCGCAAAACACATACCAAAAGACAGCATTCTTACTAGACACGTTGTTACTAAAATTAG GTGGCAAAGAAAAAAGTGCGCGGAAGACGAGAATTCTACGAATAATTGTCCTAATAAAAACacttttatagaaatagaatgCGAAAACGGGAAAACAATATTAGCCGAACATGTGATTTGTACATTGCCATTAGGAGTCCTTAAGGAAAAAGCTAACGATATATTCGATCCACCTCTACCTACTTATAAACTCGATGCCATAGACAGACTTTTGTTCGGTACCgtggacaaaatatttttagagtacGAAAGACCGTTTCTGAATCCTGGAATATCGGAAGTGATGCTTCTCTGGGACGATAGAGGATTAACGGAAGAAGAAAAGCAAGACGTTAGCAAAACATGGTTCAGGAAGATATATTCTTTTACTAAAGTTTCGGAAACGCTACTGTTAGGATGGATATCGGGAAAGGCTGCCGAGTATATGGAGCGTTTAAGTTCAGCGGAGGTAGCCGATGTATGCACATCGATATTACGAAAATTTCTCAACGATCCATTCGTACCAGCGCCAAACAATTGCATACACACCTCGTGGCATATGCAACCGTACACGCACGGTTCTTATACCGCTATGGCAGTCGGCGCGAGTCAATTAGACATAAATTGTTTAGCCGAACCTATAAAGCAGGAAGACGATCCATCGAAAATAGTGATAGCATTCGCTGGCGAGCATACCCATACTTCCTTTTATAGTACAGTACACGGAGCGTATTTGACTGGACGAACCGCTGCCCAAACGCTTCTGGAATCGAGAAAGAACGAGAAGAATTCGATAAGCCTCAGCTGTGAAGACACTAGCGACCTAAGTTCGTGGATACAAGGAATTTCTCTGAATTAA
- the LOC128879059 gene encoding uncharacterized protein LOC128879059: MDFDLPFNFMPMFSIILLIIVTIVTVFQKLKFRWPVKVNCWFCNNDTKIWRQQLNWWLCPHCEQYNGFSKNDDYTYSIPEQYKIPSNEIKRYCRNSRDTSINKIAKNGLCNRCTSCESLKISKLSTFTPANEKNYEHELKQFKDSLEQRYPLCANCKITVHNTLHKQAFWLAKYKMSLFKQKPFRIIKNNATYTESIFRTISTILDSMVAYNMDFVFLPIGGLFFQFCACWVASTRKKFSDILLIFLWICIIILLPFKDSRLIKTDLRNTWFSLEYITLYHTIMLFISIIGFVNVKPKSRKSASSRNMSFKKMESSTKDTVLSDSCMTTRSDKYDFNTKSICSLGETVTNQLPSNEINDCKLLCMEKPATTPKSIVFQSLPTNHESQLSTFISDKSVLCKPISLYKNGVPENNSLNDSLTTLSTLYLSEDKPKYATKTPKIFEKKVYNTTSSEIFKKLNNTCGKRLILSPPKLKSVTQASWVAGGYWHDGIEPPSLSRSSSQSSGFGSTGSNFAPSREPSVHEFDQCSVISDGTQSYYTSRQSNVSPVGSFCQQNLQSPFTELKNLVSNQTMKFPSPNLCTPKTLLPSQNHQSNGSPFMDQCYQGQNVNISDIKNPSEMQMFPSHTTIVTSPVWLSTLLCGSLILNIIVLCTTLLR, translated from the exons ATGGATTTCGATCtgccattcaattttatgccaATGTTTTCTATTATCCTGTTAATAATCGTCACTATCGTCACGGTTTTTCAAAAACTAAA GTTCAGGTGGCCTGTGAAAGTGAACTGCTGGTTTTGCAATAATGACACCAAGATTTGGCGACAACAACTTAACTGGTGGTTGTGTCCACATTGTGAACAGTATAATGGTTTTTCTAAG AATGACGATTACACGTATAGTATACCAGAACAGTACAAAATTccttcaaatgaaattaaaagatacTGCAGGAACAGTAGGGATACAagcattaataaaattgcaaagaatGGCCTTTGCAATCGATGTACATCATGCGAAAGCTTAAAGATATCAAAATTGTCCACTTTTACACCTGCCAATGAAAAGAATTACGAGCACgagttgaaacaatttaaagaTAGTTTAGAGCAACGATATCCATTATGCgcaaattgtaaaattactgTACATAATACATTACACAAACAAGCATTTTGGCTTGCCAAATATAAGATGTCGCTGTTCAAGCAGAAACCATTTCGCATTATTAAGAAT AATGCAACATATACAGAATCAATATTCAGaacaatttcaacaattttggaTTCTATGGTTGCATATAACATGGATTTTGTATTCTTGCCAATCGGAGGACTGTTCTTTCAATTCTGTGCTTGCTGGGTGGCTTCtaccagaaaaaaattttccGATATATTGCTGATATTTTTATGGATTTGTATCATTATACTTTTACCATTTAAAGACTCGAGATTGATTAAAACAGATTTACGGAATACATGGTTCTCCCTTGAATATATTACTCTCTACCACACA attatgttatttatttcaattataggCTTCGTTAATGTAAAGCCAAAATCTCGTAAAAGCGCATCAAGTAGAAATATGTCGTTTAAAAAGATGGAATCTTCTACTAAAGATACAGTATTATCTGATTCATGTATGACAACTAGGAGTGATAAATACGATTTTAATACTAAAAGTATCTGTAGTTTAGGTGAAACAGTTACTAATCAACTGCCAtcaaacgaaataaatgaCTGTAAGCTTCTTTGTATGGAGAAACCAGCAACAACTCCTAAATCTATAGTATTCCAAAGTCTACC taCAAATCACGAATCACAATTATCTACTTTTATTAGCGATAAAAGCGTACTTTGTAAGCCCATatctttgtataaaaatggTGTGCCAGAGAACAATTCTTTGAACGACAGTTTGACTACATTAAGCACATTGTATTTGAGCGAAGATAAACCAAAGTACGCAACCAAAACGCCcaagatttttgaaaaaaaagtgtacaATACAACAAGTTCcgagatttttaaaaaattaaacaacacTTGTGGTAAAAGACTTATTTTATCACCACCTAAATTGAAATCAGTTACGCAAGCGTCATGGGTAGCCGGTGGATATTGGCATGACGGTATCGAACCACCGTCATTATCCAGATCATCCAGTCAGAGTTCTGGCTTTGGTTCTACAGGTTCTAATTTTGCTCCATCCAGAGAGCCATCGGTACACGAATTTGATCAATGTTCAGTTATATCGGATGGAACACAATCCTATTATACTTCAAGACAAAGTAACGTTAGTCCTGTTGGATCCTTCTGTCAACAAAACTTACAATCCCCATTTACAGAACTAAAAAATCTCGTTAGTAatcaaacaatgaaatttccaTCGCCTAATCTCTGTACTCCTAAAACATTACTACCGTCTCAGAATCATCAAAGTAACGGTTCACCTTTTATGGATCAGTGTTACCAAggacaaaatgtaaatatcagCGATATTAAGAATCCCTCTGAAATGCAAATGTTTCCTAGTCATACCACTATCGTAACGAGTCCTGTTTGGTTATCGACACTTTTATGTGGTTCGCTCATATTAAACATAATAGTACTGTGTACTACTTTATTACGTTAA